In Ornithinibacter aureus, the genomic stretch GGCCGACCTGCTGCAGGCGATGTTCGGCCGCAACGGCGAGTCCCCGGTGCCGATCGTCGCGCCGAAGACCCCGGCCGACTGCTTCACCGCCGCGATGGATGCCGTGCGCATCGCGACGACGTACCGCACCCCCGTGTTCCTGCTGTCCGACGGCTACCTCGCCAACGGCTCCGAGCCGTGGTCGGTGCCGGAGGTCGACTCCCTGCCCGACCTCACCGTCGAGTTCGCGAGCGAGCCCAACGGGGTCGACCCGAAGGGCGAGCCCACGTTCCACCCGTTCCTGCGCGACGAGGAGACGCTGGCCCGGCCATGGGCCGTGCCCGGCACAGCGGGTCTGGAGCACCGGATCGGCGGCATCGAGAAGGCCGACGTCACCGGCAACATCTCCTACGACCCCGACAACCACGACCTGATGACCCGGCTGCGTCAGGCCAAGATCGACGGCATCACCGTGCCCGATCTCGTCATCGACGACCCGAGCGGCCACGCCCGCGTGCTCGTGCTGGGCTGGGGGTCGACCTTCGGCCCGATCGCGGCCGCGACCCGGGTCGTCCGCAACGCCGGGCACCCGGTGGCGCAGGCCCACCTGACCCACCTCAACCCCTTCCCCGCGAACCTGGGCGAGGTGCTGACGTCGTACGACCGGGTCATCGTCCCCGAGATGAACCTCGGCCAGCTCTCGATGCTGCTGCGCGCGAAGTACCTCGTCGACATCCGCTCGCACACCTCGGTACGCGGGCTGCCCTTCTCCACCGTCGAACTCGCCGACGTCATCTCCACCACCCTCGAGGAGCTCTCGTGAGCACCCCCACGACCACAGACCTCGGGATGCCGGTCAGCGGCCTTCGCTCGGTGCCCCACCTCCCGGACGACGCCGGGAAGCAGACCAAGCGCGACTTCACGTCCGACCAGGAGGTGCGCTGGTGCCCCGGGTGCGGTGACTACGTGATCCTCGCCGCGGTGCAGTCCTTCCTGCCCGAGCTGGGACTGAAGCGCGAGAACATCGTCTTCGTCTCCGGCATCGGCTGCTCGAGCCGCTTCCCGTACTACCTCGACACCTACGGCATGCACTCGATCCACGGGCGTGCCCCGGCGATCGCCACGGGCCTGGCCACGAGCCGTGAGGACCTGTCGGTGTGGGTCGTCACCGGCGACGGCGACGCCCTGTCGATCGGCGGAAACCACCTCATCCACGCGCTGCGCCGCAACGTCAACATGACGATCCTGCTGTTCAACAACCAGATCTACGGCCTGACCAAGGGGCAGTACTCCCCCACGTCGAAGGTCGGTCAGGTCACGAAGTCCAGCCCGGTCGGGTCGGTCGACAGCCCGTTCAACCCGGTGTCGCTGGCGCTCGGCGCCGAGGCGACGTTCGTCGCGCGGGCGATGGAATCCGACCGCGCCGAGCTCACCGGCATCCTCAAGGCGGCCGCCGAGCACCGAGGCACCGCCCTGGTCGAGATCTACCAGAACTGCCCGATCTTCAACGACGGCGCCTTCGAGGTGCTCAAGGACCGCACCCAGCAGGAGGCCCGCATCGTGCGGCTGCGCGCCGGCGAGGCCGTCACCGTCGGTGCGGAGGGTGAGCGCAAGGTGCTGGTCCGGCAGGGCTCGGGCGTCATGAAGTTCATCGCCGAGGCTGAAGCCGCGTCCGGCGAGAAGGGTGCCGTCGTGGTGCACGACCCGGCGCTCGACGACCCGTCGCAGGCCTTCCAGCTCTCCCGGCTGGACTCCCCCGAGATGACGCACGTGCCCATGGGCATCTTCCGCCAGGTCGACCGGCCCACCTACGACGACCTCGTGCGGGCCCAGGTCGACGCGGCGGTCAGCACCGCTGGGGGCCCCGCCACCGACGCCGACCTCACCGACCTGCTGCGCGGACGCGACACCTGGACCGTGGGGTGACCCCGCCTCCGTCGGGCGCGGCCCCGACGGGAGGTGGGGAGGCCGAGCTACGACGTGGCACGGCATACGCCTTCCTCGCCTACGGCATCTGGGGGATGTTCCCCCTGTACTTCGCGGCCCTCGAACCCTCCGGGGCCTGGGAGATCCTGGCCCACCGCATCCTGTGGACGTTGGCCGTCGTCGCCCTCGTGCTGCTCGTGCGTCGCGACCTCTGGTGGATCCGGCCGTTCCTGTCGCGACCGCGTCTCGTCGCCGGCATCACGCTGGCGGCCCTGCTCATCGCCGCCAACTGGATCATCTACGTGCTCGCCGTGCTCACCGGTCGCACGTACGAGGCTGCCCTCGGCTACTTCCTCAACCCCATCGTCACCGTCGGCCTCGGCGTGCTCGTGCTCGGGGAACGGCTCAGGCGCCTGCAGTGGGCAGCGGTGGCCGTGGGCGCGGTGGCAGCGGTCTACCTCACGGTGGCCGGCGGCGTGCTTCCGTGGATCAGCCTCAGCCTGGCGTTCACGTTCGGTCTCTACGGGCTGGTGAAGAAGCGGGTCGGTGCGAGCCTGGAGGCGCTGCACTCGTTGGCCGCGGAGACCGCGGTGCTCGCGCCGGTGGCCGTCGGCGTCATCGTCGTGCTGTCGGTGCAGGGTGCGACGACCTTCGCCGGGCACGGCGTCGTACACACGACGCTGCTCGTGCTCGCCGGGGTGGTCACCGCCGTGCCGTTGCTGCTGTTCGCCGCGGCTGCCCGGCGGATCCCCCTGGTCACCGTCGGCCTGATCCAGTTCATCACCCCGATGCTCCAGCTGCTCGTCGGGGTGACCCTGCTCGGTGAGCACGTGAGCGGCCGCCTGTGGTTCGGGTTCGGGATCGTCTGGGTGGCGCTG encodes the following:
- the rarD gene encoding EamA family transporter RarD, with protein sequence MTPPPSGAAPTGGGEAELRRGTAYAFLAYGIWGMFPLYFAALEPSGAWEILAHRILWTLAVVALVLLVRRDLWWIRPFLSRPRLVAGITLAALLIAANWIIYVLAVLTGRTYEAALGYFLNPIVTVGLGVLVLGERLRRLQWAAVAVGAVAAVYLTVAGGVLPWISLSLAFTFGLYGLVKKRVGASLEALHSLAAETAVLAPVAVGVIVVLSVQGATTFAGHGVVHTTLLVLAGVVTAVPLLLFAAAARRIPLVTVGLIQFITPMLQLLVGVTLLGEHVSGRLWFGFGIVWVALALLSVDSLRAARTARADRRALPEDPPEPCP
- a CDS encoding 2-oxoacid:ferredoxin oxidoreductase subunit beta, which gives rise to MPVSGLRSVPHLPDDAGKQTKRDFTSDQEVRWCPGCGDYVILAAVQSFLPELGLKRENIVFVSGIGCSSRFPYYLDTYGMHSIHGRAPAIATGLATSREDLSVWVVTGDGDALSIGGNHLIHALRRNVNMTILLFNNQIYGLTKGQYSPTSKVGQVTKSSPVGSVDSPFNPVSLALGAEATFVARAMESDRAELTGILKAAAEHRGTALVEIYQNCPIFNDGAFEVLKDRTQQEARIVRLRAGEAVTVGAEGERKVLVRQGSGVMKFIAEAEAASGEKGAVVVHDPALDDPSQAFQLSRLDSPEMTHVPMGIFRQVDRPTYDDLVRAQVDAAVSTAGGPATDADLTDLLRGRDTWTVG